From the Prunus dulcis chromosome 4, ALMONDv2, whole genome shotgun sequence genome, one window contains:
- the LOC117626104 gene encoding uncharacterized protein LOC117626104, with protein sequence MEKALKLKEKKQGQAMQTLQLQDSHHSQDKPPKQGLTTITTHVERLKSPPEDQVKLAATAITLNVRLRSSDMPAHMQNHALRHTRTLLDSAAAPPPAAPKARPNPTHLARALKKEFDSVYGPAWHCVMGTSFGSFVTHSPGGFVYFSVDDSLSVLLFKTEVQLVKEKPQPAQTAKP encoded by the exons ATGGAAAAAGCTCTGAAACTCAAAGAGAAGAAGCAAGGCCAAGCCATGCAAACATTGCAACTACAAGACTCTCATCACTCTCAGGATAAGCCTCCCAAACAAGGCCTAACAACAATCACCACCCATGTTGAGAGGCTCAAGTCCCCACCAGAAGACCAGGTCAAGCTAGCTGCCACTGCCATCACCCTCAATGTACGGTTGAGATCATCCGATATGCCAGCCCACATGCAGAACCATGCTCTCCGCCACACGAGAACGCTCCTTGACTCAGCAGCAGCACCACCACCAGCAGCCCCCAAAGCTCGTCCAAACCCAACTCACCTAGCTCGGGCTCTCAAAAAG GAGTTTGACTCGGTGTATGGACCGGCGTGGCACTGTGTTATGGGAACGAGTTTTGGATCGTTCGTGACTCACTCACCTGGTGGGTTTGTGTATTTCTCTGTTGACGACTCGCTGTCGGTGCTTCTCTTCAAAACAGAGGTGCAGTTGGTCAAGGAAAAACCACAACCAGCGCAAACAGCTAAGCCTTAA